A stretch of the Epinephelus fuscoguttatus linkage group LG2, E.fuscoguttatus.final_Chr_v1 genome encodes the following:
- the ankrd11 gene encoding ankyrin repeat domain-containing protein 11 isoform X2, which yields MPKGGGSKTPQLDHFPLNTDMVEKQGGKKDKVLSNKTPKLDRSDGVKEMKEKAPKRKLPFTAGANGDQKDSDSEKPGPERKRIKKEPTNTRKAGLPFGMGMPGIRAGYPLSERQQVALLMQMTAEESVNSPDTTPKHQSQSSLGQKGTPNSASKTKDKVNKRNERGETRLHRAAIRGEVRRIKELISEGADVNVKDFAGWTALHEACNRGYYDVAKQLLAAGAEVNTKGLDDDTPLHDASNNGHFKVVKLLLRYGGDPRQSNRRGETALKVANSPTMLNLLLGKGTYTSSEESSSESSEEEDAPSFAPSSSVDGNNTDSEFEKLKLKGKTVDPPKSAVTPVKDEYEFDEDDEEERVPPVDDKHLLKKDFRKDPVTKANSFISIPKMEVKTYSKSNSLTPKKTVRRIISDSNSSDEDDRTCFTAAPTPRQQAQQTNTKTRDSGSMSSKQQKDKNKVKKKRKKESKNNVSKEVRFGKVNDKFCTSDSDCGDMESEDDKGSNSIKDSSATSLKDSTGFNASSSSSHGNLNSQKQVPSLAEQHPKQWRTDGWKTVSSPTWSDVSSLSDSVRTRLSSESDYSSADSSVESVKQVKRKAQENKKKNNNVHSSTVDKKNSELYKNSNADSAVSKTDGDGKVLKKHKVKHKHKNKEKDKAPSLVLNQDMNEKFVKSYSFDFDDSRQKSLIVESESPAESKVKLSKHEKDHSKKEDRLSKSKSEDKDWSSGKDLHRTAKEEKNKKTKDSTKDKTNKEEREKPVKSDKDRNVKEKEKPKEDKQKAHKEEKKKKSKEKSSKMDRKSEQKEEKHLKVDKEKNTKEEKEKCKKDKAQKEESEYEGYDVNNRFLNLEDTKLSASDDHHDRWGSEMSSDSSLCGDDSWDAPVSYKEYKANNAVKLIVETVKEETRRKENKVKDKKSDHNEKRSEKEATSKKKDKDSSEKTNEKKKDWSEKQKLNSSHSVEKEKKRKESTETVKDKKDKDSLDNSRDRKDSYDFMKERKDIKIKQESIRDEYGNDTFFKEIDAVGKSCDRERNHSGKEKEKKGEGIEKREKTKADKHKEKIKDRGADQEKDKSEKSSTEKTVKEKDTDRGTKDKKEGVKDKHKESHGKDKDRKLSSEQTKDKKEKASQDKHADREKDFLEVKKEERKPEKIREKTWYKIADIFTDESDDDEDSYNGGVALVSDSIRKDSTPDQDELDHFPSEKIRKSSAEAKHNTEKAKDKEHKEKKKEKATFDTGKERKGSLEKHNKDKKDSVDAKHKERKDRMSVDSNQEKKNKLKLLDKRDTSEEKTKTKYKDKLDHSKERKPSKGSGENEKSLLEKLEEEAMNDYKDDSNDKNSEISSDSFTDRGHEPVLTTYYDSISLTDVTEDRRDSLSISTPQDKFREKERHRHSSSSSSKKSHDKDKEKVKKDKGDKRDKTEEIRESYSRRESLPFEKEPMPLEADPYTFPYGGKGDGDDDFDKTLEFEKEMSKKDKDKATGVISDRTKDKKKKEKHKEKIKEEKNKYIDGFGSFKHSKEDVKSGLKDSPQVTVLKDRSKEDSPKFDMKKDRSRDTMEKDNRMDHSKSKAKDENEKLTQSKDTVRKDNRPREKLLVDGDYQMTSFGQMLSLKDQEIEERHKRHKERMKQMEKLRPKSGDPKLKDKTKSTEEVRKNRNELSSKKSNSLESGLKEKKLKDVGLPAQMMSPSRKFQPTDSQNSKDWLAGHQMKENLPASPRPDQNRPTGVPTPTSVISCPSFEEVMQTPRTPSCSAEDYPDIMLDGLDCQNSSAMTMSMNACSPSFFERYSNSQSFQEGTCPTPAKNLQLPLVSRSASSDVRRPLEEEFKAEADKFLRQQSDPAAEFDPSPSSQTVEDKAATVDRLECLPSPYFSPIRMLSPRREPVHPTPDVAAPTLAGTEGNEHLPDSVYNSFLPKPSTPVHRPDPQEPCFDIAAPPTPAPAALPPLDIDDISEPHHSEPNLVLSDLPSVTEEQEQEEEEEEEEEEEEEEDEEEEEDFEEDGDLDERADGDHCAVEEPEQTREPCSFSPPVEDPLRKSWPAESPDRQEPEVQELSPAHPAPNHVENCFDHSMGWNPDMDLKSPHRTYGEIEAAVSKITSPYHSDSEMQHLSGHHSVTPPYATWNRWHKEEPEDFDEEKDAVAEIPSPERPDTAIDEEPNYLNTSSSSNRLESFFQECNKPGIEESQQMDTETTCDEPDSRQTTHSFSATTESHMAPAVGPEPVVPWADPFSADADELDDLGPFSLPDLPLPDKAEEAESRDPELNEHKTVPSHIRHTITDRDDPDIMEVDLPSLAKTSCPAGDLGLPTGRDLVEPSPHANFQQELDPEPQSLPVNSSLSLTQQGGMLERKGPYGGPDESEPSMLYSSVKSDASQQHHIPIHSLTESLQLPMESVSAVKSEVRQEEMSEPVAESVSCSPLPQLPVAVTLSSTVELPDTQETTSKLTPVTLTTVSATVDIPKKVDEIPQRMTRNRAKNNPSAAAVPATSSIITSSATATPVTTSPTVTINPIPTRTPTPTSASSFPALKKDKESVLTVSSNTTPAVSVPAPVTTPAPVVISRTTKGRSLPVDEEESQTQHPRKRKFPRSAGQQVQVQLVSTAMQQTREMIQQTLAVVVNAIKLDDIEPYHSDRSNPYFEYLQIRKKIEEKRKILCYITPQAPQCYAEYVTYTGSYLLDGKPLSKLHIPVIAPPPSLSEPLKELFRQQEAVRGKLRLQHSIEREKLIVSCEQEVLRVHCRAARTIANQAVPFSACTMLLDSEVYNMPSESQGDENKSVRDRFNARQFISWIQDVDDKYDRMKTCLLMRQQHEAAALNAVQRMEWQLKVQELDPAGHKSLCVNEVPSFYVPMVDVNDDFVLLPA from the exons ACACAACACCAAAGCAccagtcacagtccagtctgGGTCAGAAGGGAACGCCAAACTCTGCATCTAAAACCAAAGACAAAGTGAACAAACggaatgagagaggagagactcGGCTGCACAGAGCAGCAATCCGTGGAGAGGTACGCCGCATCAAGGAGCTCATCAGCGAGGGAGCTGATGTGAATGTAAAAGACTTTGCAG GCTGGACTGCATTGCATGAGGCGTGCAACAGGGGGTATTATGATGTGGCCAAGCAGCTGCTGGCAGCCGGAGCAGAGGTCAACACAAAGGGTTTGGATGACGACACCCCTCTACACGATGCATCCAACAATGGACATTTcaag GTGGTTAAGCTACTTTTACGGTATGGAGGGGACCCACGTCAAAGCAACAGGAGAGGTGAAACGGCGTTAAAGGTTGCCAACTCTCCAACTATGTTGAATCTATTGCTGGGGAAAGGCACTTACACTTCAAGTGAAGAAAGTTCATCAG AATCTTCGGAGGAGGAAGATGCCCCCTCATTTGCCCCGTCCAGCTCTGTTGATGGCAATAAcacagactcagagtttgagaAGCTGAAGTTGAAAGGAAAAACCGTAGACCCTCCTAAATCTGCTGTCACACCCGTCAAAGATGAATACGAATTCGACGAGGATGACGAGGAGGAACGTGTTCCtcctgtggacgataaacaccTCTTGAAAAAAGACTTCCGCAAGGACCCAGTCACCAAGGCCAACAGCTTCATCTCCATACCCAAGATGGAGGTCAAAACTTATTCCAAAAGCAACTCGCTCACACCAAAGAAAACTGTCAGGCGGATCATCTCTGACAGTAACAGTTCAGACGAGGATGATAGGACGTGTTTCACGGCAGCGCCTACGCCACGGCAACAAGCCCAGCAAACAAATACCAAGACTAGAGACTCTGGCAGCATGAGCtctaaacaacaaaaagacaagaataaagtcaaaaaGAAGCGGAAGAAGGAGAGTaaaaataatgtcagtaaaGAAGTGAGGTTTGGTAAAGTCAATGACAAGTTCTGTACATCTGACTCTGATTGTGGAGATATGGAGAGTGAGGATGATAAGGGCTCAAACAGTATAAAGGACTCCTCTGCAACGAGCCTGAAAGACTCCACTGGCTTTAatgcatcctcctcctcttcccatgGAAACTTGAACTCTCAGAAACAAGTCCCGTCATTAGCAGAACAGCATCCAAAGCAGTGGAGGACAGATGGCTGGAAGACCGTGTCATCTCCTACATGGTCAGATGTCAGTTCCCTCTCAGATTCAGTCAGAACAAGACTGTCCAGTGAGTCGGACTACTCCTCTGCTGATTCCAGCGTAGAGTCAGTAAAACAAGTTAAGAGGAAAGCGCAGGAGAACAAAAAGAAGAATAACAATGTGCACAGTAGCACGGTAGACAAGAAAAATTCAGAGCTCTATAAAAACTCCAATGCAGACAGTGCGGTCTCCAAAACTGATGGAGATGGCAAAGTGCTGAAAAAGCATAAAGTGAAGCACAAGCacaaaaataaggaaaaggaCAAAGCCCCCAGTCTAGTGCTCAATCAAGATATGAATGAGAAATTTGTTAAGAGCTATTCTTTTGATTTTGACGATTCAAGGCAGAAGTCCTTAATTGTCGAGTCAGAATCGCCAGCTGAGAGCAAGGTCAAGTTATCCAAACACGAAAAAGACCATTCGAAAAAGGAGGACAGGCTTTCGAAAAGTAAGTCTGAGGATAAGGATTGGTCATCTGGAAAAGATCTGCATAGAACagcaaaagaggagaaaaataagaaaacaaaggaCTCCACCAAGGACAAGACAAataaggaggagagggagaagccTGTAAAGTCTGACAAGGATAGAAATGtcaaggagaaggagaagcctaAGGAGGATAAACAAAAGGCTcacaaagaggagaaaaagaaaaagtccaaGGAGAAGTCCTCAAAGATGGACAGAAAAAGTGagcagaaagaggaaaaacatctaAAAGTGGACAAGGAGAAAAACACcaaggaggaaaaggagaaatGCAAAAAAGACAAAGCACAGAAGGAAGAGTCTGAGTATGAAGGTTATGACGTAAACAACCGTTTCCTCAACTTAGAGGACACGAAGCTCAGTGCCTCAGATGACCATCATGACAGATGGGGATCTGAGATGTCCTCTGACTCCTCCCTCTGTGGAGATGACAGCTGGGACGCTCCAGTCTCCTATAAGGAATACAAAGCCAACAACGCTGTTAAACTAATTGTCGAGACTGTTAAGGAAGAGAcaaggaggaaagaaaacaaagtcaAGGACAAAAAATCAGATCACAATGAGAAAAGATCAGAGAAAGAAGCCACTTCtaagaagaaagacaaagattcctcagaaaagacaaatgaaaagaaaaaggactggtcagaaaaacaaaaattaaactcCAGTCACTCcgttgaaaaagaaaagaagcggAAGGAGTCCACAGAAACagtcaaagacaaaaaagacaagGACTCTTTAGACAACAGTCGAGACCGTAAAGACTCATATGACTTCATGAAGGAAAGAAAGGACATAAAAATCAAGCAGGAATCCATAAGAGATGAATATGGCAATGATACTTTCTTCAAAGAAATTGATGCTGTTGGTAAGTCgtgtgacagagaaagaaaccactctggaaaggagaaagaaaagaagggcGAGGGTATCGAAAAGCGAGAAAAGACTAAAGCTGACAAgcacaaagagaaaataaaagacagaggAGCTGATCAGGAGAAGGATAAAAGTGAGAAAAGCTCTACAGAAAAAACTGTCAAGGAAAAGGACACAGACCGAGGCACCAAAGACAAGAAGGAGGGagtcaaagacaaacacaaagagtcTCATGGCAAAGACAAAGATCGAAAGTTGTCTTCAGAACAGACCAAGGACAAGAAAGAAAAGGCCTCCCAAGACAAACACGCTGACAGGGAGAAGGATTTCTTAGAGgtaaagaaagaggagagaaaacctGAGAAAATCCGGGAGAAAACGTGGTACAAGATAGCTGACATCTTCACTGATgagagtgatgatgatgaggacagCTATAATGGTGGTGTTGCACTTGTGTCTGACTCCATCAGAAAAGACTCAACACCTGATCAGGACGAGCTGGATCACTTCCCCtcagagaaaataagaaaatcttCTGCAGAGGCTAAACATAACACAGAAAAGGCAAAGGACAAAGAAcacaaggagaagaagaaagaaaaggccACATTTGACACAGGTAAAGAGAGGAAAGGCTCCCtagagaaacacaacaaagacaagaaAGACTCTGTTGATGCAAAACacaaggaaagaaaagacagaatgTCAGTGGACTCAAATcaggagaagaaaaacaagctGAAGCTACTGGACAAAAGGGACACCAGTGAGGAAAAGACAAAGACTAAATATAAGGACAAGCTGGACCATTCAAAGGAAAGGAAACCCTCAAAAGGCAGTGGTGAGAATGAGAAGTCCCTCTTAGAAAAACTCGAGGAGGAAGCAATGAATGACTACAAGGATGACTCCAATGACAAGAACAGTGAAATCTCTTCAGACAGTTTCACTGACAGAGGTCACGAGCCAGTCCTCACTACTTACTATGACTCCATCAGCTTGACCGATGTGACTGAGGACAGGAGAGACTCCCTGTCCATATCTACACCCCAGGACAAGTTCAGGGAGAAAGAAAGGCATCGACattcctcttcatcctcatccAAGAAAAGCCATGACAAGGACAAAGAAAAGGTCAAGAAGGACAAAGGAGACAAACGTGACAAGACAGAGGAGATCAGAGAGTCCTACAGCCGCAGAGAGAGTCTACCTTTTGAGAAAGAGCCCATGCCTCTAGAGGCAGACCCTTACACATTCCCATATGGAGGTAAGGGTGACGGCGATGATGACTTTGATAAAACATTGgaatttgaaaaagaaatgtcCAAAAAGGACAAAGATAAAGCAACCGGTGTCATCAGTGACAGGACAAAGgacaaaaagaagaaggagaaacacaaggaaaaaaTAAAGGAGGAGAAGAATAAGTACATTGATGGCTTTGGGTCATTCAAACACTCCAAAGAGGATGTGAAGTCAGGGTTGAAAGATAGCCCACAGGTCACCGTCCTCAAAGACCGGTCAAAAGAAGACAGTCCTAAATTTGacatgaaaaaagacagaagtcGGGATACTATGGAGAAAGACAACAGAATGGACCATAGTAAATCTAAAGCTaaggatgaaaatgaaaagctCACTCAATCCAAAGACACTGTGAGGAAAGATAATCGTCCACGTGAAAAACTTTTGGTGGATGGTGATTATCAGATGACAAGTTTTGGTCAGATGTTGAGTCTCAAAGACCAGGAGATTGAAGAGCgccacaagagacacaaagaaaggATGAAGCAGATGGAGAAGCTGAGACCCAAGTCAGGGGACCCTAAACTCAAGGACAAGACCAAGTCCACAGAGGAAGTACGGAAAAACCGCAATGAGCTATCATCAAAGAAATCTAACAGTCTGGAGTCTGGTCTTAAAGAGAAGAAGCTGAAGGATGTCGGTCTTCCGGCCCAAATGATGTCCCCGAGCAGGAAGTTCCAGCCCACTGACAGCCAGAACTCAAAGGACTGGCTGGCTGGCCACCAAATGAAGGAGAACCTCCCTGCCTCTCCCAGGCCAGATCAAAACAGACCGACTGGTGTCCCCACACCAACATCTGTCATCTCCTGCCCCAGCTTTGAGGAAGTAATGCAGACTCCACGTACGCCGTCTTGTAGTGCAGAGGATTACCCTGACATTATGTTGGATGGGCTGGACTGCCAGAACTCGTCAGCTATGACAATGTCGATGAATGCCTGCTCTCCATCTTTCTTTGAAAG GTACTCAAACTCCCAGAGTTTCCAGGAGGGCACGTGTCCTACCCCTGCGAAAAACCTCCAGCTGCCACTTGTAAGCCGTTCTGCATCTTCTGACGTCCGCAGGCCTCTGGAGGAAGAGTTCAAGGCTGAGGCTGACAAGTTCCTTCGACAGCAGAGTGATCCAGCAGCTGAATTTGATCCGTCACCTTCCTCCCAAACTGTAGAGGACAAAGCAGCAACTGTGGATAGACTGGAGTGCCTGCCTTCTCCCTATTTCTCCCCAATTAGAATGTTGTCTCCTCGACGGGAGCCAGTCCATCCAACACCAGATGTGGCTGCACCAACTCTTGCTGGCACTGAGGGCAATGAACACCTTCCTGACAGTGTGTACAACAGTTTCTTGCCCAAACCCTCTACACCAGTTCACAGGCCAGACCCCCAGGAGCCCTGCTTCGACATCGCTGCACCACCGACCCCAGCTCCTGCTGCTTTGCCACCCCTGGACATTGATGATATCTCTGAGCCTCACCACAGTGAGCCTAACCTGGTCCTGTCGGATCTTCCCTCTGTCACTGAGGAACaggagcaggaagaggaagaggaagaggaggaggaggaggaggaggaggaggatgaagaagaggaggaggactttGAGGAAGACGGTGATCTGGATGAGAGAGCTGATGGAGACCACTGCGCAGTGGAGGAGCCGGAGCAAACAAGGGAGCCATGTTCCTTCTCCCCTCCAGTTGAGGACCCTCTCAGGAAGAGCTGGCCTGCAGAGTCTCCAGACCGGCAGGAGCCAGAGGTCCAGGAGCTCTCCCCGGCACACCCTGCACCCAACCATGTAGAGAACTGTTTTGATCACAGCATGGGTTGGAACCCTGATATGGACCTTAAATCTCCCCACAGGACTTACGGGGAGATAGAGGCTGCCGTCTCCAAAATAACAAGTCCATACCATTCAGACAGTGAGATGCAGCACTTGTCTGGACACCACTCGGTCACTCCCCCTTATGCTACATGGAATAGGTGGCACAAAGAGGAACCAGAGGACTTTGATGAGGAGAAGGATGCTGTGGCTGAAATCCCCTCTCCAGAGAGGCCTGACACAGCTATTGATGAGGAACCCAACTATTTAAACACCTCATCGTCCTCCAATAGGCTAGAGTCTTTCTTCCAAGAATGTAACAAGCCTGGCATAGAGGAGAGTCAGCAGATGGACACTGAGACAACATGTGACGAACCAGACAGCAGACAGACCACGCACAGCTTCAGTGCTACCACTGAAAGCCACATGGCTCCAGCTGTGGGTCCTGAGCCTGTGGTGCCGTGGGCAGACCCATTCTCAGCTGATGCAGATGAGCTGGATGACCTTGGACCGTTCTCCTTGCCTGACTTACCACTACCAGACAAGGCAGAAGAAGCTGAGTCTCGAGATCCAGAACTAAATGAGCACAAGACTGTGCCGTCTCACATTAGACATACCATTACAGACAGAGACGACCCAGACATAATGGAGGTGGACCTACCAAGCCTAGCTAAGACTTCATGCCCTGCTGGAGACTTAGGTTTACCTACAGGACGAGACTTAGTTGAACCATCACCACATGCCAACTTCCAGCAAGAGTTGGACCCTGAGCCTCAGAGTCTGCCAGTTAACAGCTCTCTGTCTCTAACACAGCAGGGCGGCATGTTGGAAAGAAAAGGACCTTATGGAGGACCTGATGAGTCGGAACCCAGCATGTTGTACTCATCTGTGAAATCGGATGCCAGTCAGCAGCATCACATACCGATCCACTCCCTCACCGAGTCGTTGCAGTTACCCATGGAGTCAGTATCTGCTGTCAAGTCAGAGgtgagacaggaggagatgtCTGAGCCCGTAGCAGAATCCGTGTCATGCAGTCCTCTTCCTCAGCTCCCAGTGGCAGTCACCCTCTCCAGCACAGTGGAACTACCAGACACTCAGGAGACCACATCCAAGCTAACGCCAGTAACCCTGACCACTGTTTCCGCCACTGTAGATATCCCCAAGAAGGTGGATGAAATCCCTCAAAGGATGACCCGCAATCGCGCCAAGAACaatccctctgctgctgctgtccctgCTACCTCCAGCATAATAACCTCGTCTGCCACTGCCACCCCTGTAACGACCAGTCCAACAGTGACCATTAACCCGATTCCTACTAGAACGCCGACACCCACCTCAGCCTCTTCCTTCCCAGCTctgaagaaagacaaagaatcTGTGCTCACTGTCTCCTCTAACACAACCCCAGCAGTGTCTGTACCTGCTCCTGTGACAACTCCCGCACCAGTGGTTATCAGCAGGACGACAAAAGGTCGCTCTCTCCCTGTGGATGAAGAGGAATCTCAGACCCAGCACCCACGGAAGAGGAAATTTCCACGTTCTGCTGGGCAGCAGGTCCAGGTCCAGCTGGTGAGCACAGCCATGCAGCAGACCAGGGAAATGATTCAACAGACTTTGGCTGTGGTGGTCAATGCCATCAAGCTGGACGATATCGAGCCCTACCACAGCGACCGCTCCAACCCGTACTTTGAGTACCTGCAGATCAGGAAGAAGATTGAGGAAAAGAGGAAGATTCTGTGCTACATCACCCCACAGGCACCACAGTGTTACGCTGAATATGTGACCTACACCGGATCCTACCTGCTGGATGGCAAACCCCTCAGCAAGCTTCACATCCCTGTG ATTGCCCCACCTCCATCGCTGTCAGAACCACTGAAAGAGCTCTTCAGACAACAGGAGGCAGTGAGAGGGAAGCTCAGGTTGCAGCACAGCATAGAGCGG GAGAAGCTGATTGTTTCATGTGAGCAGGAGGTTTTAAGGGTCCACTGCAGGGCAGCCAGGACGATAGCCAATCAGGCTGTGCCATTCAGCGCCTGCACCATGCTGTTGGACTCTGAAGTGTACAATATGCCATCAGAGAGCCAG GGTGATGAAAACAAATCGGTGAGAGATCGCTTCAACGCTCGGCAGTTCATTTCCTGGATCCAGGATGTGGACGATAAATATGACCGCATGAAG ACATGTTTGTTGATGCGGCAACAGCACGAGGCAGCAGCCCTCAATGCAGTTCAAAGGATGGAGTGGCAGTTGAAGGTCCAGGAGCTGGACCCGGCAGGGCACAAGTCCCTCTGCGTCAACGAAGTGCCCTCCTTCTACGTGCCAATGGTCGATGTCAACGACGACTTTGTCCTGCTGCCCGCATGA